In Desulfolucanica intricata, the following are encoded in one genomic region:
- the galU gene encoding UTP--glucose-1-phosphate uridylyltransferase GalU, with protein sequence MKIRKAVIPAAGLGTRFLPVTKALPKEMLPIVDKPTIQYIIEEAVSSGIEDILIITGRGKWPIVDYFDRSPELEAFLESKEKTKPLEMIKKLSEIANIHYIRQNEPLGLGHAIYCAKTFVGNDPFAVLLGDDIVKSDIPALKQLIEVAEKENSSVIGIREVSASDVSKYGIIEPLNLNNDGQFYRVKDLVEKPAPEDAPSNLAITGRYILNASIFACLENLPPGAGGEIQLTDALKVLSRQEPVYACMFEGIRYDAGDKLGYLKATVEFALESPELGKEFSGYLDSLYEKRKGL encoded by the coding sequence ATGAAAATTCGTAAGGCCGTTATACCGGCCGCAGGTCTGGGTACACGTTTTTTGCCGGTGACAAAAGCGCTTCCTAAAGAGATGCTGCCCATTGTGGATAAGCCAACAATTCAGTATATAATTGAAGAGGCGGTAAGTTCCGGTATAGAAGATATTTTAATCATTACCGGCAGAGGGAAATGGCCTATAGTAGACTACTTTGACCGTTCTCCGGAATTGGAGGCTTTTTTAGAAAGTAAGGAAAAAACAAAGCCGCTGGAAATGATCAAGAAGTTGTCTGAAATAGCTAATATCCATTATATCAGGCAAAATGAGCCCCTTGGTTTGGGGCATGCCATTTACTGTGCCAAAACCTTTGTCGGGAACGATCCGTTTGCTGTTTTACTGGGTGATGATATCGTTAAATCCGATATACCGGCTTTAAAACAGCTGATTGAAGTTGCTGAAAAGGAGAACTCCAGTGTAATCGGTATAAGGGAGGTCTCGGCAAGTGATGTCAGTAAGTACGGAATTATCGAGCCTTTAAATTTAAATAATGACGGGCAGTTTTACCGGGTCAAAGATTTGGTGGAAAAGCCTGCACCGGAAGACGCTCCTTCCAACCTGGCCATCACGGGGCGCTATATCCTTAATGCCTCTATATTTGCCTGTTTGGAAAATCTTCCTCCGGGCGCCGGCGGTGAGATTCAGCTAACTGACGCCCTGAAGGTTCTTAGCAGGCAGGAACCGGTATATGCCTGTATGTTTGAAGGAATCCGCTATGATGCCGGGGATAAGCTTGGTTATCTTAAGGCTACGGTTGAATTTGCCCTGGAGTCACCGGAATTGGGAAAGGAATTTTCCGGATATTTAGATAGCTTGTATGAGAAGCGTAAAGGATTATAA
- a CDS encoding FAD-dependent oxidoreductase encodes MRFPKLFEEGYIGNMQLRNRTVMPAMGTNLASEIGGVTPAMIHYYRERAKGGVGLIITEINSVDTPQGHAVTNQLSIHNNSYIAGHNELVEAVKEHGAKIITQLHHAGRATTTENTLGLQPVAPSAVPDPTLNVVPRELTVFEIEEIIEKFVKAAVRAQHAGYDGIELHGAHGYLINQFMSAFSNKRTDLYGGDLSGRMRFPLEIIKGIKQETGGNFPIVFRYSADEFVEGGINLEEAKQIARMLQAAGVDALNISSGVYASMQTILEPMSYPEGWRVYLAENIKREVHIPVITVGVIRSPETAEAILKEGRADFIALGRTLIADPEWPLKAMEDRPEDIRKCITCNIWCVGERVLRDLHIRCTVNPAAGREHEYPYIPSTLSPRHFAVIGGGPAGMEAARVLSIAGHSVTLFEKEPELGGQVKLACMPPGKEKIRWSTDYLQTQIRKLGVDIRLNTEVNAGTLQGMDISAVILATGAAPLIPDIAGVHNKTVTTAWDVLAGRYQVGNKVVIIGGGSVGCETALFLKHRGVDVTVVEMEDELAVDTEPISRVALLEELRKSGVNTLTGFNVREIKPDGVIALDKKWKEHWIPCTHAVLSVGAISVNHLEQELKQRGMRVFVIGDAKKPRKLNMAISEAFLTAQRISRAETPIAAYHPFSVQQYQELQQEQYMQ; translated from the coding sequence TTGAGATTTCCTAAACTTTTTGAAGAGGGTTACATTGGAAATATGCAGCTTCGCAACAGAACGGTAATGCCTGCTATGGGGACAAACCTGGCCAGTGAAATAGGGGGAGTTACCCCGGCTATGATACATTATTACCGGGAAAGGGCCAAAGGCGGTGTTGGTCTGATTATCACTGAGATTAACAGTGTCGACACCCCGCAGGGCCATGCTGTTACGAACCAGCTGAGTATACACAATAATTCTTATATTGCCGGGCATAATGAGCTGGTGGAGGCTGTTAAGGAGCACGGGGCTAAGATAATTACCCAGCTTCACCATGCGGGCCGGGCGACAACAACGGAAAATACTTTGGGACTGCAGCCGGTGGCACCGTCGGCAGTTCCGGATCCTACTCTTAATGTTGTACCCAGAGAACTGACAGTATTTGAAATAGAAGAAATAATTGAGAAGTTTGTCAAGGCTGCAGTTAGGGCACAGCATGCCGGTTATGACGGTATAGAACTTCACGGGGCCCACGGCTATCTTATAAACCAGTTTATGTCGGCTTTCAGTAATAAGCGAACTGATCTTTACGGCGGTGACCTGAGCGGGCGTATGAGATTTCCACTGGAAATTATCAAGGGAATCAAACAAGAAACCGGTGGGAATTTCCCCATTGTTTTCCGCTACAGTGCCGATGAATTTGTTGAAGGCGGCATTAATCTTGAGGAAGCCAAGCAAATTGCCCGTATGCTCCAGGCAGCAGGTGTAGATGCGCTGAATATTTCTTCCGGGGTCTATGCTTCTATGCAAACTATTCTGGAACCTATGAGTTATCCGGAGGGGTGGCGGGTATACCTGGCGGAAAATATCAAAAGGGAAGTACATATACCCGTTATAACTGTCGGCGTTATCCGCAGTCCCGAAACTGCAGAAGCTATACTTAAAGAAGGTAGAGCGGATTTTATTGCTCTTGGCCGTACTTTAATTGCCGACCCTGAATGGCCGCTGAAGGCTATGGAAGACAGGCCTGAAGATATAAGAAAATGCATTACCTGTAATATCTGGTGTGTTGGCGAACGTGTGCTAAGAGACCTGCATATACGCTGTACCGTAAATCCTGCCGCCGGGCGTGAACATGAATACCCCTATATTCCGTCAACTTTAAGTCCCAGACATTTTGCAGTGATCGGTGGGGGACCCGCCGGGATGGAAGCTGCCAGAGTGCTTTCGATCGCAGGGCACAGTGTTACACTGTTTGAAAAGGAGCCTGAGCTGGGAGGGCAGGTGAAACTGGCCTGTATGCCGCCCGGAAAAGAAAAGATCCGGTGGTCTACGGATTACCTGCAAACCCAAATTCGGAAACTTGGTGTGGATATACGTTTAAACACGGAAGTTAATGCCGGTACCCTGCAGGGGATGGATATCAGTGCGGTTATCCTGGCAACAGGAGCAGCCCCGCTAATACCGGATATTGCCGGTGTGCATAATAAAACTGTTACCACAGCCTGGGATGTGCTGGCAGGCAGGTATCAGGTAGGTAACAAAGTTGTCATCATTGGTGGGGGAAGTGTGGGCTGTGAAACCGCCCTTTTCCTGAAGCACCGGGGTGTGGACGTAACCGTTGTAGAAATGGAAGACGAACTGGCCGTTGATACCGAACCGATAAGCAGAGTAGCTCTGTTGGAGGAACTGCGAAAATCCGGAGTAAACACTTTAACCGGTTTTAATGTGCGGGAAATTAAGCCTGACGGGGTTATTGCCCTGGATAAAAAGTGGAAGGAGCACTGGATACCCTGTACTCATGCGGTGCTGTCGGTAGGAGCGATTTCAGTAAATCATTTGGAACAAGAGCTAAAACAAAGGGGGATGCGTGTTTTTGTTATCGGTGATGCTAAAAAACCGCGCAAGTTAAATATGGCTATCAGCGAGGCCTTTTTGACTGCACAGCGCATTTCCAGGGCAGAAACACCTATAGCTGCTTATCATCCTTTCTCGGTGCAGCAATATCAGGAACTGCAGCAGGAGCAATATATGCAATAG